A genomic region of Methanobacterium sp. SMA-27 contains the following coding sequences:
- the dapB gene encoding 4-hydroxy-tetrahydrodipicolinate reductase, with translation MINVAVTGACGRMGSKIIKTILEQEDMDVVAAIEVPNTPLEGKDVGEVIGIGEIGVEVNGAEKLQGVLKSKKPDVLVDFTIANAAVDTIKTSSECGVNLVVGTTGFSDEQMSEILDSIKKSQVSAVIAPNMAVGVNVFFKVLKDLANILGDYDVEIIEAHHRHKKDAPSGTAVKAAEIIATELNRNMDEVGVYGRKGIVGERTAEEIGVHAVRGGDIVGDHMVLFAGEGERLEIIHRANSRQAFVNGVIKGIRYVINTDKGNISDMGDVLGLK, from the coding sequence ATGATAAATGTGGCTGTGACAGGTGCATGCGGAAGAATGGGTTCAAAGATAATAAAAACGATACTTGAACAGGAAGACATGGATGTTGTGGCAGCAATAGAAGTTCCCAACACTCCTCTAGAAGGTAAAGATGTTGGAGAAGTAATTGGAATAGGAGAAATAGGTGTTGAAGTTAACGGGGCAGAAAAACTTCAAGGCGTCCTTAAAAGTAAAAAACCAGATGTATTGGTTGACTTTACCATAGCCAATGCTGCAGTGGATACCATAAAAACTTCTTCTGAATGTGGTGTGAACCTTGTAGTAGGAACAACGGGATTTTCAGACGAACAAATGTCCGAAATATTAGACTCAATTAAAAAATCCCAAGTAAGCGCAGTTATAGCTCCTAACATGGCTGTAGGAGTAAATGTATTTTTCAAGGTCTTAAAAGATCTTGCAAATATTCTAGGAGACTACGATGTGGAAATTATTGAAGCCCATCATAGACACAAGAAGGATGCACCATCCGGCACAGCAGTTAAAGCTGCGGAGATCATTGCAACAGAACTCAACCGCAATATGGATGAAGTAGGTGTTTATGGGCGAAAAGGTATTGTTGGTGAAAGAACAGCTGAAGAAATAGGAGTTCACGCTGTAAGAGGGGGCGATATTGTTGGGGATCATATGGTTCTCTTTGCAGGTGAGGGTGAACGTCTTGAAATAATTCACAGAGCCAACAGCAGACAAGCATTTGTAAATGGCGTAATAAAAGGAATTAGATATGTTATAAATACCGATAAAGGTAACATATCCGATATGGGCGATGTTTTGGGATTGAAATAA
- the asd gene encoding aspartate-semialdehyde dehydrogenase: MVNVGILGATGMVGQRFIELLANHPDFEVTALTASTRSAGKRYEDAVTWNLESKIPESIKDITVVETDPQQVKDVEIVFSALPSENAAVAEPKFAKAGMKVASNASAMRMEPDVPLVVPEVNPEHLDLIEIQQKKRRWDGFIVTNPNCSTIALVMTLKPLYDQFNIKRVYVSTMQAVSGAGYNGVPSMAIVDNLVPFIGEEEEKMETETLHLLGDFDGESVTDANFGVSTSCHRVAVLDGHTEAVFIEMQDDFEVVDVRQSFSDFKGLPQKLNLHSAPKNPVVIREEENRPQPRMDRMEGNGMAVSVGRIRKDDVFDKGLKYILVGHNTIRGAAGASILNAELINEIM; this comes from the coding sequence ATGGTAAATGTAGGAATACTAGGAGCAACTGGAATGGTTGGGCAACGATTCATTGAATTGTTGGCAAATCATCCTGATTTTGAGGTAACTGCACTAACAGCTTCCACAAGATCTGCTGGAAAAAGATACGAAGATGCAGTAACATGGAATCTTGAAAGTAAAATACCAGAATCAATAAAAGATATTACAGTGGTTGAAACAGACCCCCAGCAAGTAAAAGATGTTGAAATAGTATTTTCAGCCTTACCCTCAGAAAATGCAGCAGTGGCTGAACCTAAATTTGCAAAGGCAGGCATGAAAGTTGCATCCAATGCAAGTGCAATGCGAATGGAACCAGATGTGCCATTAGTAGTTCCAGAAGTAAACCCTGAACATTTGGATCTCATAGAAATTCAGCAAAAAAAAAGAAGATGGGATGGATTTATAGTCACAAATCCAAATTGCTCTACCATTGCCCTGGTAATGACATTAAAACCACTTTATGACCAGTTCAATATAAAAAGAGTATATGTATCCACCATGCAAGCAGTCTCAGGAGCAGGTTACAATGGAGTACCATCCATGGCCATAGTTGATAATCTTGTACCATTCATAGGTGAAGAAGAAGAGAAAATGGAAACAGAAACACTCCATCTCTTAGGAGACTTTGATGGGGAATCAGTTACAGATGCGAACTTTGGTGTAAGTACATCTTGTCATAGAGTTGCAGTTCTTGATGGGCATACAGAAGCGGTTTTCATAGAAATGCAAGACGACTTTGAAGTTGTTGATGTAAGACAATCATTTTCAGACTTCAAGGGTCTGCCACAAAAATTAAATCTTCATTCCGCTCCAAAGAATCCTGTAGTTATTCGGGAAGAAGAAAACAGGCCACAGCCACGTATGGATAGAATGGAAGGTAATGGGATGGCTGTATCTGTAGGAAGGATTCGTAAAGACGATGTTTTTGACAAAGGTTTAAAGTACATATTAGTGGGTCATAACACCATTAGAGGCGCTGCGGGAGCGTCTATTCTTAACGCGGAATTGATAAATGAGATAATGTAA
- the dapA gene encoding 4-hydroxy-tetrahydrodipicolinate synthase: MNLKGTTVAMITPFTKEDGVDEAGMRENINYLIDRGVDGLLAAGTTGESATITHDEQRKMIDILIDEVNGKVNTIAGAGSNSSKEALGLVQYAENAGADAALVITPYYNKPQQHGLYEHYKMLEESTNIPIIVYNVPSRTGTDIDVETIINVAKLDKIVAIKEANPNLDKVSAIIKGIQDQNIENFMVLSGNDDLTLPMISQGAMGVISVVANVDPLRMSQMVNAALKGDFEKAGKLHYELYDLMKVLFIESNPVPAKESLNMMGRPSGHVRMPLAPMMDESISKLKQVLKDLDLV; this comes from the coding sequence ATGAATTTGAAAGGTACAACAGTTGCCATGATAACCCCATTTACTAAAGAAGATGGGGTTGATGAGGCAGGAATGCGTGAAAACATAAACTATCTAATTGATAGAGGAGTTGATGGATTATTGGCCGCAGGTACAACCGGTGAATCTGCCACAATAACCCACGACGAACAAAGAAAAATGATCGACATCCTAATTGACGAGGTTAATGGAAAGGTAAATACCATTGCCGGTGCTGGAAGTAACTCATCAAAGGAAGCCCTAGGACTTGTTCAGTACGCTGAAAATGCAGGTGCAGATGCTGCCCTGGTAATAACACCATACTACAACAAACCTCAGCAACATGGACTTTATGAACATTATAAAATGCTCGAAGAATCAACAAATATCCCTATAATAGTTTATAATGTACCTTCAAGAACAGGCACAGACATAGATGTTGAAACCATTATAAATGTTGCCAAACTAGATAAAATCGTAGCCATAAAAGAGGCAAACCCTAATCTGGACAAGGTTTCAGCAATAATAAAAGGGATTCAAGATCAAAACATAGAAAACTTCATGGTTCTATCTGGAAACGACGACCTCACACTACCAATGATCTCACAAGGTGCAATGGGTGTTATTAGCGTTGTTGCAAATGTTGATCCATTAAGAATGAGTCAAATGGTTAACGCAGCGCTCAAAGGAGACTTTGAAAAAGCTGGAAAACTCCATTATGAACTTTATGACTTAATGAAGGTTCTTTTCATAGAATCAAATCCTGTACCTGCAAAAGAATCCTTAAATATGATGGGACGGCCCTCAGGACATGTTAGAATGCCACTCGCTCCAATGATGGACGAAAGTATTTCAAAGTTAAAACAGGTCTTAAAGGACCTAGATTTAGTTTAA
- a CDS encoding phosphatase PAP2 family protein — translation MLDLIGAASNVDLIIFYFINSNLQNSYFNFIMPLITNAGLYLFWLGVCAILAIFGGDKGRNVALILLIAIVMGYILSEALKYIFMRPRPYQVLTGVHQLAALNSPSFPSGHATQVFIACVILGRKYGYILLFLLLAIVVSFSRVYLGVHYPSDVIAGALLGIGISIIVLHFEDDILKLKNRLVHR, via the coding sequence ATGTTGGATTTAATTGGTGCGGCTAGCAATGTTGATTTGATTATATTTTACTTTATCAATTCAAATCTCCAGAATTCATATTTCAATTTTATAATGCCATTAATTACAAATGCAGGACTTTATTTATTCTGGTTGGGCGTATGTGCAATACTTGCAATCTTTGGTGGAGATAAAGGTAGAAATGTGGCATTAATTCTTTTAATAGCTATTGTTATGGGTTATATTCTTTCAGAAGCTTTAAAATATATTTTCATGAGACCAAGACCATATCAGGTTTTAACAGGTGTGCACCAATTAGCAGCCCTTAATAGTCCTTCATTTCCATCAGGCCATGCAACACAAGTATTCATAGCATGTGTAATCCTTGGCAGAAAGTATGGGTACATTTTATTGTTTCTTTTACTTGCAATTGTAGTATCATTTTCAAGAGTATATCTTGGTGTTCACTATCCTAGCGATGTTATTGCTGGTGCGTTACTTGGTATTGGAATTAGCATAATAGTCCTCCATTTTGAAGATGATATCTTAAAGCTTAAAAACAGGTTAGTACATAGATAA
- a CDS encoding radical SAM protein: protein MDFNKELLWNNLFGKLNYYDLKINLFSVGDITFYPYLEELIGKLKEYGLPIILNYTSGKGIKNFKMIENILNLGVDEMNVSIFSSNPELRRKWMGDKSPEMSLKAFEIFSQNIDVNASSVVIPGVTDLEDLYNTGNTLEEWGVKTFHLLRFGNFQNQGNIFNNRPVIDDIIPHSFEEFQEIVQALHKEFNFTVIGIPTFYPENDIPYILSNSNYSSYLKFLPEITSKATIITSKLSKKYLQKIFSNIDKNGLVNIISVDKELGDLIRPEDFSTVNLDDLKNKIIIPGNALMRDDEAGKLLSKDGRLKRIIRGPNALTPINEENTIIKERAVDFELNAFTNLINLINS from the coding sequence ATGGATTTTAATAAAGAATTGTTATGGAATAATTTATTCGGAAAACTAAATTACTATGATCTTAAAATTAACCTATTTAGTGTTGGCGATATAACATTTTATCCCTATCTTGAAGAACTTATTGGAAAATTAAAAGAATATGGTCTTCCTATAATTCTAAACTACACCAGTGGCAAAGGTATAAAGAACTTCAAGATGATAGAAAATATCTTAAATTTGGGAGTAGATGAGATGAATGTTTCTATTTTCTCTAGTAATCCTGAACTTCGAAGAAAATGGATGGGTGATAAATCTCCAGAGATGTCTTTAAAGGCTTTTGAGATATTTTCACAAAATATTGATGTTAATGCATCATCTGTGGTTATTCCAGGTGTTACTGATCTTGAAGATCTATATAATACTGGAAACACTCTGGAAGAATGGGGTGTAAAAACATTTCATTTACTTAGATTTGGTAATTTCCAAAATCAGGGTAATATATTTAATAATAGACCTGTTATTGATGATATAATTCCACATTCGTTTGAAGAATTTCAAGAAATTGTCCAAGCTCTTCATAAAGAATTTAATTTTACTGTAATAGGAATACCTACATTTTATCCTGAAAATGATATTCCATATATTCTCTCCAATAGTAATTACAGTTCATATCTTAAATTTTTGCCTGAAATAACTTCAAAAGCAACCATAATAACTAGTAAATTATCAAAAAAATATCTTCAAAAAATTTTTAGTAATATCGATAAAAATGGTTTGGTCAATATAATTAGCGTTGATAAGGAATTAGGAGATTTAATAAGGCCTGAGGATTTTTCTACAGTTAACTTAGATGATTTGAAAAATAAAATTATAATTCCTGGTAATGCATTAATGCGTGATGATGAAGCAGGAAAATTATTAAGTAAGGATGGTAGATTAAAAAGAATTATTCGAGGACCTAATGCCTTAACTCCAATAAATGAAGAAAATACAATTATAAAAGAAAGAGCAGTTGATTTTGAATTAAATGCTTTTACTAATTTAATAAATTTAATAAATTCTTAA
- the thsA gene encoding thermosome subunit alpha, producing the protein MAQLGGQGQQVLILPEGTNRFLGRDAQRMNIMAGKVLAETVRTTLGPKGMDKMLVDSLGDIVVTNDGVTILKEMDIEHPAAKMLVEVAKTQEDEVGDGTTTAVIIAGELLKKAEGLLDQDIHPTIIAMGYRQAAEKAQEILNVISIDADDRDTLLKVAMTAMTGKGTEKAREPLAELIVAAVKQVEENGEIDIDHIKIEKKDGAIVDESTLVQGVIIDKERVHPGMPKKVEDAKIALLNSAIEVKETEVDAEIRITDPAQMQAFIEQEEQMIKDMITKIEDAGANVLFCQKGIDDLAQHYLAKAGIMAVRRVKKSDMEKLSRATGAKVVSNIEDMSFDDLGDAGSVAEKRISGEEMIFVEGCKDPKSVTLLVRGSTDHVVDEIERAVDDAIGVVAATIEDGKVVAGGGAAEISIARGLKEYADTISGREQLAVAAFAEALEVVPKTLAENAGLDSIDSLVDLRAAHEKSLYMGLDVFKGEVRDMYKAGVIEPHRVKKQAIQSAAEAAEMILRIDDVIASTTPREPDMGGMEGMGGMPGGMPPMM; encoded by the coding sequence GTGGCACAATTAGGCGGCCAAGGCCAACAAGTTTTAATTTTACCTGAAGGTACCAACAGGTTTTTAGGAAGAGATGCTCAAAGAATGAACATAATGGCAGGTAAAGTACTTGCAGAAACAGTTAGAACAACCCTAGGTCCTAAGGGAATGGATAAGATGCTTGTTGATTCATTAGGAGATATTGTTGTGACTAATGATGGTGTAACCATACTCAAAGAGATGGATATTGAACACCCAGCAGCAAAAATGTTAGTAGAAGTTGCAAAAACCCAGGAAGATGAAGTAGGGGATGGAACAACCACAGCAGTTATTATTGCAGGCGAATTACTGAAAAAAGCAGAAGGACTGCTCGACCAGGATATACACCCAACAATCATTGCAATGGGATACAGACAAGCAGCTGAAAAAGCACAGGAAATCCTCAACGTCATATCAATAGATGCAGACGACAGGGACACTCTTTTGAAAGTTGCAATGACAGCAATGACAGGCAAAGGAACAGAAAAAGCCAGAGAACCTTTAGCAGAGCTTATTGTAGCTGCTGTGAAACAGGTTGAAGAAAATGGTGAAATTGATATTGACCATATCAAAATAGAGAAAAAAGACGGCGCAATTGTCGACGAATCAACTCTAGTTCAGGGTGTAATCATAGATAAAGAAAGAGTACATCCCGGAATGCCTAAAAAAGTAGAAGACGCTAAAATAGCTCTTTTAAACAGTGCTATTGAAGTGAAAGAAACAGAAGTTGATGCTGAAATAAGAATCACAGACCCAGCTCAGATGCAGGCCTTTATCGAACAAGAAGAGCAGATGATAAAGGACATGATCACCAAGATAGAAGACGCAGGTGCAAACGTTCTCTTCTGTCAGAAAGGTATAGATGATCTTGCACAGCACTACCTAGCTAAAGCTGGTATAATGGCTGTCCGTAGAGTTAAAAAATCCGATATGGAAAAACTCTCAAGAGCAACTGGAGCAAAAGTAGTTTCAAATATTGAAGACATGAGCTTTGATGATCTTGGAGATGCAGGATCTGTTGCAGAGAAAAGAATATCTGGCGAAGAAATGATCTTTGTTGAAGGATGTAAAGATCCTAAATCTGTAACCTTACTTGTAAGAGGTTCAACAGACCATGTTGTCGATGAAATCGAAAGAGCAGTTGACGATGCAATAGGAGTAGTTGCAGCAACAATTGAAGACGGTAAAGTAGTAGCTGGTGGTGGAGCAGCAGAAATATCAATAGCCAGAGGCTTAAAAGAGTACGCAGACACCATAAGTGGAAGGGAACAATTAGCAGTAGCTGCATTTGCAGAAGCACTAGAAGTTGTACCAAAAACACTTGCTGAAAACGCAGGACTCGACAGCATAGACTCACTTGTTGACCTAAGAGCAGCACACGAAAAATCCCTTTACATGGGGCTCGATGTATTCAAAGGCGAAGTACGCGACATGTACAAAGCTGGAGTAATTGAACCACACAGGGTAAAAAAACAAGCTATCCAGTCAGCAGCTGAAGCAGCTGAAATGATCCTTAGGATTGATGATGTAATAGCATCAACTACACCAAGGGAACCTGATATGGGTGGAATGGAAGGAATGGGCGGAATGCCTGGCGGAATGCCCCCAATGATGTAA